Part of the Carcharodon carcharias isolate sCarCar2 chromosome 20, sCarCar2.pri, whole genome shotgun sequence genome is shown below.
ttcagactgcaagggacccacatttgtcttcactaatctttttctttttgcatattcttggaagcttttacagtctgtttttatgttccttacaagtttactctcatactctatttttcccctcttagtCAATcgcttggtcttcctttgctgaattctaaactactcccaatcctcaggtttgctactttttctagcaactttatatgtctcctctttggatctaatactctCCTTAAtatcttttgttagccatgtttgggccacttttcctgttgtgtttttgtgccagaaaggaatgttggaatgcatacattcattccttaaatattagtgaTTGTCTAtccaccttttaatgaagttccccaatctatcttagcaactcacacctcatacctttgtagtttcctttaagatttaggaccctagtttcagatcaggttacttcactttccatcctaatgaagaattctatcacgtTATGGTCACTGCTCCCTAAAGGACCCAGCactacaagattattaattaaacccttctcatcgcacaataccaaatctaggatagcttgttccctagttggttccttgacatactggtctaaaaaaccatctcctacacactccaggaattcatccaccacagtgtTATTACAAATTTGGTTTGCCAAGTCTATATGTATAAtaaagtcacctatgattactgtagcacccctgttacatgtatctctaatttcctgtttaccCTACCTTAccctacaccaatcactgaaagcaagcatgcagatgcagcaagcagttaagaaggcaaatggaaccttatcactactgtttggaggcctatagacaactcccactaatgttttccatcccttgttgcttcttagctccacccagactgattctacatctagattttctgagccaatattctctctcactatcgcactgatttcatccttaactaacaacctcacgccacctccttttcctttttgcctgacggtcctaaatatcgagtacccttggatattcagttcccagccttggtcaccctgcacccATGTCTCCGTAATAGCAAACATATcgtacccgtttacatctattggcgctgttaattcatctaccttattgtgaatgctccaagcatttcagatacagtgcctttagacatgtctttccaacatttttacacatcttttcttgtactatggccctatttgctgctagtccttgtttcctctgccttccataagaccataagacgtaggagcagatgtaggccattcgtCTCATCGAgtttgttccatcattcaatgagatcatggctgatctaataatcttcaactccactttcctgccttttccccataacccttgattcccttactaattaaaaatctgcctatctcagccttgaatatacttaatgacccagcctctacagccttctgcggtaaagaattccacagattcactaccctctgagagaagaaattcctccttacctctgtcttaaattggcgacccccttactctgagattatgccctctggtcctagactctcccacaaggggaaacaacctctcagcatctaccctgtcaagccccctaagaaccttatatgtttcaataaggtcacctctcattcttctaaactccaatgagtacagcccaacctactcaacctctcctcataagaaaatccctccatacccggatcaacctagtgaaccttctctggactgcctccaatgccagtatatctttccttagataaggggactaaaactgttctcagtattctaggtgtggtctaactagtgccctgtatagttttagcaagacttccctatttttatactccattcccattgaaataaaggccaacattccatttgccctccctattacttgctgaacttgtatgttagcttttcatgcacgaggacccccaaatccctctgtgctgcagctttcttcagtctttctctatttaaataatattcagctcctctattcttcctgccaaaatgcttAACTTCATATTTCCCACATCAttttccatttgccaagtttttgcccactccacttaacctgtctatatccctctgtagactccttgtgtcatgctcaccacttgccttcccacctatttttgtatcatccacaaacttggcgatagtacattcacttgcctcatccaagtcattaatatatattgtaaataattatggccgcagcactgatccctgtggcactccactagttacaggttgccatcctgaaaatgccaactctctgtcttccattagttagccaatcctctatccacgctaaAATACCACCCCCAAAACCATAGGCTCTTAATAAGTAGCCTTTTGCGTGGTACCTTCTTGAATGTGTTttgtaaatccaaatatattacatttactggttcccctttatctatcctgcttgttatgtcctcaaagaattctaataaatttgtcaggcatgatttccccttcatgaagccatgctgtctctgcttgattagattatctatttctaaatgctctgctattacatcctttataatagtctccaacattttcccaatgatgaatgttgagctaactggcctatagttgcctgttttttgtctgtctccctttttgaatcagGGTGCGACATTGACAATTTTCCAaacttctgggacttttccagaatctaaggattcttggaagattactaccagttcatccactatctctgtagctacttcctttaatatcctaggatgcaacccatcaggtccaggggatttattggtctttagccccattagtttccctagtatttgTTCTCTAGTGATAGGTATTGTATTTATTTTTgatccttgattatttagtatttttggaatgctattcgtgtcctctaccgtgaagactgatgcaaagtatttattcaactcctctgccatttcctggttccccattattctttccccagcctcattctctaaggggcctatttcactttggcctctctcttccttttttatgtatttaaagaagctcttactctccatttttatattacttgctagtttaccctcaaagtttattttctgccTCTTCCCTCCAGCAACAATTGAAGCAGAAAAGAAAGCAGCAAAAGAAGATGCCACAGCACAATGAAaatttggtcatcttttgttggtttttaaaagtttcccaatcttctgggttatcaataatctttgccacattgtatgttttttcttccaATTTCATATCCTTAacctccttggttaaccatggttgcttTATCACCTTCCTAGAATcacttccacttttgctttctacttttctgtctttcattcctatctttgtttccatcTCTTGTGCCTCCCTGCTCAGGCTCCtatcccctgccaatctagtttataCCCAGCCCTCAGCACCTCCTCCCTTCTGGATGCCTGTAATTTGAATTCTCCTCCttcctctcacactgacctctctgtcctccgcctgctgcactgttccaatgaaactcaatgTAAGCTCAAGGAGCAGCACCTTATACATTTAGGCAACTTACAACCTTCTGGATACAATGTTCTGTTCAGCAAATTCAGATGATAATTTCAGTGATAATTCTGTTCCTTTATTCcctctgctgccctccacttaTCAGACaccttccctttcactcactcaaaATGATTACATTTCTAacatatcaccaccgtcaacacctctttgtccttttgactgtgacatcttttggttatctccgcctatcactggccttctatccagctctacctgttcccccccgccttaaaccagcttatatttcacctcttttctatttttccttagttctgttgaagagtcatacggactcgaaacgttaaccatgttcctctctgcagatgctgccagacctgctgagtttttccaggtgtttttatttttattttggatttccagcatctgcggtattttgcttttatataaaataTTTGTTGTGTCTTTGCCCTTTCTTGATTTTTCATTATGATTTcatatttctctttctttatggATCCCAACGTTAATTTTCTACATAACGAATCACCGAGAAGTGAAGAAACTGTAAACCTGGAACAGGGGCAAATACAGAATAAATTCCAGGAACGGGGCAATTCGATGATGTCGCACATTCGGTGCCTGTCCCTTTAAATCCGGGAGGCCGGCTGCTGATGTACATCAGCCAATGGGAGCGCGAGTAACCAGAGCTGGCCGGTCAGCCGAGTGACGTCCTCTTCTTCCATTGGTCCGACTCCCGTCCATCACATGGGACCCGCCCCATGGCGCGGCTACAGCCAATCGGAGCGGGAGGCGGGGTGTCCGGGCTGGTGGGCTGACGCAGCGAGAGCGCGTGGGCGATTGACAGGTGAGCGGGAGCGCgcggggggaagaggagggggttaTTCGACAATAGAGGGCATCACAGCAAAGCCCAGACTCCAAGTGGGActaaactgtcggagggtcagtactgagggagtgctgcactgtcggagggtcagtactgagggagcgctgcactgtcggagggtcagtactgagggagtgctgcactgtcggagggtcagtactgagggagtgctgcactgtcggagggtcagtactgagggagcgctgcactgtcagaggatcagtactgcgtgagtgcagcactgtcagagggtcagtactgagggagcgctgcactgtcagagggtcagtactgagggagtgctacactgtcagagggtcggtactgagacagtgctgcactatcggagggtcagtactgagggagtgccgcactgtcggagggtcagtactgagacagtgccgcactatcggagggtcggtacagagggagtgctgcactgtcagagggtcagtactgagggagtgccgcactgtcggagggtcagtactgacacagtgccgcactatcggagggtcggtacagagggagtgctgcactgtcagagtgtcagtactgagggagcgctgcactgtcagagggtcagtactgagggagtgccacactgtcggagggtcagtactgagacagtgccgcactatcggagggtcggtacagagggagtgctgcactgtcagagggtcggtactgagacagtgctgcactatcggagggtcagtacagagggagtgctgcactgtcagagggtcggtactgagacagtgctgcactgtcggagggtcagtactgagacagtgctgcactgtcagaggatcagtactgagggagtgctgcactgtcagagggtcggtactgagacagtgctgcactatcggagggtcagtacagaggcagtgccgcactgtcggagggtcagtacagagggagtgccgcactgttagagggtcagtacagagggagtgctgcactgtccgagatcTAAAAGTTTTCCATAGGCACAAGTAGaaaatggtggtaaaaggaggagtgggatcTGGCCAATCAGCTGGCCTGCAGCTCtgaagtcccagcagcgccatcTGGGAGttttggccactgctgggactacaggtagTCCCACCACCCCAAGGAGCCAGGTAAGTCCTAGATCAGGGGTCTCATCATGTGGGGCAACGGGGAGGTGATGGGTGTGGGAGGCTGGGTTTGAGAAGATGGGGGTGGAGGGTTAATGGTGGGAGGGGAATGACCTGGGAAGCGGCCAGGATGCCTTCAATGGGCCCACCGAGGTCTCCCCCTCCCTTGCATGACACCAGCCCGCTGCTAGACTTCCTGCATGGAGTCGGCCTCCTCACACACCAATAAAATAGTGGCGGGGGCCAGAtgaggcctcaataggcccaagggtatGTGGGCCACCCAATGCCTCCACTGCCCActgccacccccccctccccccggtaTGATTTCTGACAGGTTGTGGGAGGGAAGCCCACCCGTTTGATTTTCTGTGCTCCCCCTACGCTGTTAACCCCACCGGCAGGGAGCCGACAATCCCCCTGATATGATGATGTCCTGTTTACTCTCACCCCTGAcattttctctcattctccctatctctgttcctcctccccttctccctccctcgtctctcccccctcccccaccccctccacctccctccctccccctctctctcttgccccacacgctgtctctctcccccctcgcccctcatcccctcgcccctctccccctcgcccctctcccccctcgcccctctcccctctcccccctcgcccctctcccccctcgcccctctcccccctcgcccctctcccccctcgcccctctcccccctcgcccctctcccctctcgcccctcatcccctcacccctctcccccctcgccccTCTCCCGCCTCgcccctctcccccctcgcccctctccccctcgcccctctcccccctcgcccctctcccccctcgcccctctcccccctctcccctctcccccctcatcccctcacccctctccccccatccctctcccccctcgcccctctcccccctcgcccctctcccccctcgcccctctcccccctcgcccctctccccctcgcccctctcccccctcgcccctctcccctcgcccctctcccccctctcccctctcccccctcatcccctcacccctctccccccatccctctcccccctcgcccctctcccctctcgcccctcatcccctctcacccctctccccccatccctctccccctctcccccctcgcccctctccccctcacccctctcccctctcccccctcgccccctcccctctctcccctcgccccctccccccctccaccctccccctcacccctctcccccctcgcccctctcccctcgcccctcgcccctcgcccctctcccccctccgccctccccctcgcccctctctcccctcgcccctctcccctcgccccctctcccctctcccccctcgcccctctcccccctccgccctcccccctcgcccctctccccctcatccctcgccccctctccccccgccccctcgccccctcatcccctcgtccctctccccctctccccctctcgcctcTCGCCTCTCGCCCCTCGCCCCTCGCCCCTctcgcctctccccctctcccccctccccccttgcccctcgcccctcacccccctctcctcccacgcCCCTCGCCTCTACCCCCTCTGCCCCCTTAACCCTCGTCCCCCTTCACCCTCTCGCTACCTCGGCTCTTCCCCTCAACCCTGTCCCCCCTcgcacccctccccatctcccacccccctcttccccctttaCCCCATCTCCCTCCGCCCCAttaccctctccccctcaccccccctcctctctatgctccctccaccccgtctcccccccccccccctcactctttctctcccttgcaTCTCCCAGGATGAGCCGGTTTCTCCATGTGCTTCGCAGTTGGTTAGTAATGGTCGCTGTCATCGCCGGCGGCAACACCATTCAGAGTTTCCGGGACCACAGCTTTTTATCGGACAAACTATACACGGGGAGCCCAACACTCGGTAAGGACTggggtccctgtggtgtgggagtgggaaaaGCAGAAacaatagcagcaggagtagttCATTCAGCCTGTCGaacctgctctctggggaagagaattccaaacatttccCTCtgggggaagaaattcctcctcatctccaatttaaatgggagaccccttaatcttaaactgtgtccctaatTACTTGtggtacctgcatactaactcttTGTGTTTCaccacactgtgggtgtatctacactaatggactgcagcggttcaagaaggtggatcaccagcatcctctcaagggcaattagggatgggcagtaaatgctggcccagccagtgatggctacatcctgtgaaaaaataaataagtacCTAACACCTATCTCTAGTACTGtccaacactctcactctcaccttatTCCTTTTCTTCTACACCCTGGTGCCCATTGCCCTGCCAATTTAGTTAAAACCCTCCCTAACCACCCTAGTGAACTCCCCcatgaggacattggtcccagtcctgttgaGATGCAACCTGTCCCTTTGTGATTAAGTACCTCCTATCCCAGAATTGTTCCCAATGTCCCAACTCTTCCTCCTGCTCCATGCCTCAAACCGCAGATTGCTCCACCCGATCTTCCTATCTCTACACTCACTAGCCtgcggcactgggagtaatccagagattttaaaaaactgTTTAACTTCCTTCCTTGTTCTTGAAAATCTGATGGTAGAACCGCAATATCTACCCCCTCTGTGTCACTGATACATGTACCACAACTTCTGGCTCACTTCTTTTGCCTGCAGTATActcttgcagcctctctgtgatGTCCTTTAGCTTGGCATtggggaggcaacacaccatgcgAGACTCAGGCTGACAGTTATAGGAATGGATGCTTTAAAGATGTTTTATTCTCTTGTGTTGCTGATGGttgtattttacttttgtttctgTGCAGTTAATGGTCTACAGGCGAGGAcatttgggatctggactctgctgTCCTCCATCATTCGGTGTACATGTGCGGTGGATATTCACAACAGAACGTAGGTAACTGTGGGACTGCATCAAAGCATAGAGAGAACtctacctaaccccgtgctgtagctgtcctgggagtgtttgatggggacagtgtagagggagctttactctgtatctgaccccgtgctgtacctgtcctgggagtgtttgatggggacggtgtagagggagctttactctgtatctaaccccgtgctgtagctgtcctgggagtgtttgatggggacagtgtagagggagctttactctgtatctaaccccgtgctgtacctgtcctgggagtgtttgatggggacagtgtagagggagctttactctgtatctgaccccgtgctgtacctgtcctgggagtgtttgaatgtAATAAGCCACCCGTTGACTGGGGACTGTAgtgaccattgggatgctgactGTTACTTTGTGTTTCCACAGGTTGTATCACATTACACTCTGGACCTTTATTCTCGCTTTTGGCCACTTCTTGTCTGAGTCCTTCATTTATCACACAGCTCCCATTACGATAGGTGTCATGGCACCCCTGTTAGTAGCTGGTAAGTAGAACTTGTGTTTGGCCACTGGGGTAGTCTATTATAGATGTTACTTGCTATTGGAAACCTGACCTTCATTGAGAAGTTCAGGTGCCGCTGATTGTGGATGTCATGACCCGCAGTGTTCGGGGATCTGGTGACCCCGCGACCCGCAGTGTTCGGGGACCCGGTGACCCGCAGTGTTCGGGGACCCGGTGACCCCGCGACCCGCAGTGTTCGGGGACCCCGCGACCCGCAGTGTTCGGGGACCCCGCGACCCGCAGTGTTCGGGGACCCCGCGACCCGCAGTGTTCGGGGACCCCGCGACCCGCAGTGTTCGGGGACCCCGCGACCCGCAGTGTTCGGGGACCCAGTGACTGGTAGAGATTATGTAAGTAGCTTTCAGATTCTTGTACATTTCAGTTACAAAACTTCACCATGATTCAAACTAGTGACGTGTGCAAGATAATCTGCTCAGTCTGTGTTCAATTACAGTTTTTATCAGTGACCTTTTAACTCTTGGATTTCTGCTGTTAAATCtcttaagtcactcaccatcctgactgggaaatatatcggccgttccttccctgtcgctgggttaaaatcctggaactccctcccgaacagcactgtgggtgtacctacaccacatggactgcagcggttcaagaaggcatctcaccaccaccttctcaaggggcaattagcgatgggcaataaaaggaTATACGTGTGTTAGCTGTTATTCTTTGTTTGTTACACTTCCTTCCACTGACTTTTGCCCCTTCTGTCCTGAGGTTTTTCGATTCTGGGAATGATGGTTGGATTCCAGTACATGGAGGATCCCCTGGAGGCAACTTCCATTCAACCGAAGAAGTGGATCTAAAGCCTTCCCTGATGGGCTGTCTGATCACAAGGGCAGAACAAGCTGAAAGATAAGCCCATTCCTGCCACACGTCTGACCAGTTCACTTGGGCACCACACCGCCTGCACTTTCAATTTCATTCCTCTAAATAACAATGACTGAAAACCATTCCCAGGCTGTAAAGAGTTTTGAGATAGCCTGACTTCATGAAAGATGCTGTACAAATGGGAATCTTTCTTTCCATCACTAAACGATCATTATGAAAATATGCCGTTTGTAACTTTTTCTGCTTTAGTATCACCTGCCCACTGTGAGATAGATTCAAGTCTGAAACTATTTGCAGTTGTACTTTTGTTGATACTGTAATACCTGGCAGGGGCCTGGTGAGGGAGCACCCCGAGCAGGGGGCCAGGGTGTTAGCTGCTGTGCTGCCCCCAATTTCTTGGTGCAGTTATGTAGGATTAGTCTCAAATGTAATGTTTCCTATAATGGAAAAACTCATTGACATGTCATGACCTAAAGAATGGCCTTTGGGCCATGTATTGAGTGCCTTGAGCCTTTAACCATattccagtgagaatcagcaccttcaggagaggaggggaaccctgtaccccagtgagagtcagcaccttcaggagaggaggggacctgtaccccagtgagagtcagcaccttcaggagaggaggggacctgtaccccagtgagagtcagcaccatcaggagaggaggggacctgtaccccagtgagagtcagcaccttcaggagaagaggggacccaataccccagtgagagtcagcaccttcaggagaggaggggacctgtcccccatagagagtcagcaccttcaggagaagaggggacccaataccccagtgagagtcagcaccttcaggagaagaggggacccaataccccagtgagaggcagcaccttcaggagaggaggggacctgtaccccagtgagagtcagcaccttcaggagaggagggataacttaccccagtgagagtcagtatcttcaggagaggagggggacctgtaccccagtgagagtcagcaccttcaggagaggagggagacctgtaccccagtgagagtcagcaccttcatgagaggagggagacctgtaccccagtgagagtcagcaccttcaggagtgcaggggacctgtaccccagtgagaatcagcaccttcaggagtggagggggacctgtatcccagtgagagtcagcaccttcaggagaggagggggacctgtgccccagtgagagtcagcaccttcaggagaggagggggacctgtaccccagtgagagtcagcaccttcaggagaggaggggacctgtaccccagtgagagtcagcaccttcaggagaggaggggtcctgtaccccagtgagagtcagcaccttcaggagaggagggggatctgtaccccagtgagagtcaacaccttcaggagaggaggcgCCCGTACCCTTGTGGGAGTTCCCAGTGTGAAATGCTGCATGTGcctacctcctccccccaccccagtacTCCCCTAATTCAGAGGCGAATTAACCATAAAAGGCTGAGTGTAAAACATTTGACTCACCCACACGTAGTCTATCCATGATCTGTAATCAGTTAGCATCACACTAAGTTGGAGtcagcagtttgtgtgtgttgggcataTAGGACGCTGAAATgactccatcctcctccaacgcctCACCCCAGGtacagctgggtgggactgctctcaccttgTTTCATTGCTATTGATACATGCTTCCCCAGAAAATCtcctgcaatggtttctctttccACTCGTTTATCTCTGGTATccttcaaggatctatccttgcccCTCCTATTTTTCATATACATGCTGCCCCTggaatcatctgaaaacacattcGTTTTCACAGGTACACTGACAAtacccagctgtacctcaccaccacctctgtcaactccttcactgtctcagtgatttgtgcacatatacccccagtgtttctgttcctgcactcactatAGAATTGTACCATCAGAAcacaagcaaggaagttataaatAGCCTGAATAACACacgaagaacaaagaacaaagaaaagtacagcacaggaacaggcccttcggccctccaagcctgtgccgatcatattgctcgtcaactaaaacattttgcacttccggggtccgtatcaagttcagcctcagctggagtattgaatCTGGTTCTAGGCATCGCATTTTAGGAAGGTTGTGATGGCtttagagtgcagaaaagattcacaagaatggttccgggaataaggaacttcagttatattgATAAATTGGAgaactggggctgttctcctttgagaacattgagagatttgattgaggacttcaaaatcatgaggggtctggacagagtagatagggagaaactgtttacacttgtgaaaggatcgagaaccagagggcacagatttaagacagTTGACAGAGGAAACAATGGCAACACGAGAAACTTTTTCGCAcagcgagtgtttaggatctggaattcactgcctgagattgtggtggaggcaggttcaatcgtagACTTCAAGAGAGAATCGGATAaatatctgaagaggaaaaatttcagggtatggggaaaaggtaggtgaGTGGCACAAAGTGAATTGTTTTTGCAGAGAttcagcatggacacaatgggccgaatggcctgtcctgtaaccattctatgattctataaattgTTGTTGAACTCTCAGAGGATGATTGTGCGATTTTAAGTCAGAGACGACCTTAAAGAGGGTTTCACAGTTGTTCAAATTTATTACCTATTTTTCCATTCACTTAGGCAGAGCTCAGGTTTCAATCCCTGGCAATCTTGCGATATTATACAGTAAAATTTGCCATTTCCTGGAGTTGTGTAAAAGGTGATTTCTTTCAGTTGTAATTAAAACAGTTGTTATATTTTTATCCTGAACACGAACTTGTGGATCAGATAAACCCACATTAAATCTGgaatctgatttttaaaaattatttatttgttcacaatttgtgggtgtcactggctaggtcagcatttattgctcatctctaattgtccttgagacgatggtggtgagctgccttcttgaaccgctgcagtccatgtggtgtaggtacacccagtgctgttcgggagagagatccagggttttgacccagcgatagtgaaggaacggtgatatatttccaagtcaggatggcgagtggcttggaggggaacttccaggtggaggtgttcccgtgtgtctgctgcccttgtccttctagatggtagtggccatgggtttggaaggtgctgtcgaaggatccttggtgagtttctgcagtgcatcttgtagatggtacacacacacactgctactgtgcgtcggtggtggagggagagaatgtttgtggatggggtgccaatcaagtgggctgctttgtcctggatggtgttgagcttcttgagtgttattggagcagcACTGATCCAGGCAATTGGCGAGTATTCCATCTTTGTGCTTTCTTCTAAATGTTATCAAGCTTTGTTTTGTTTAGTGTCGCATTTGGAAGCCAGATGTTGGATTTTTCCCACCATTGTTTCTCTGGAATGCCAAGGGCCTGGATACCCTGCACTGGCCAAGTCCTGTAGATGTTCTTCATTTGTGAagccagagagtgagtgacactgcctcatccctccaaccctcctcaccccaac
Proteins encoded:
- the erg28 gene encoding ergosterol biosynthetic protein 28 homolog; this translates as MSRFLHVLRSWLVMVAVIAGGNTIQSFRDHSFLSDKLYTGSPTLVNGLQARTFGIWTLLSSIIRCTCAVDIHNRTLYHITLWTFILAFGHFLSESFIYHTAPITIGVMAPLLVAGFSILGMMVGFQYMEDPLEATSIQPKKWI